GAACTGAAATATCTAAGTACCTGTAGGAAAAGAAAGTAAAAACGATTTTGCTAGTAGCGACGAGCGAACGCGGAGGAGCCTAACACTATAATAGTTACAAAACCGCACACTAAAAGAACAGCGTGGGAAAGCTGACCATAGAAGGTGAGAGTCCTGTATTTGACAGTGTGTGGACTAGAGTGTTGAGAAGTACGGCGAGACACGAGAAATCTTGTCGGAAGACGTGAGGACCATCTCATAAGGCTAAATACTACTTAGTGACCGATAGTGAACCAGTACCGTGAGGGAAAGGTGAAAAGAACCCCGGGAGGGGAGTGAAATAGATCCTGAAACTGTGTGCTTACAATTAGTCAGAGCCCGTTAATGGGTGATGGCGTGCCTTTTGTAGAATGAACCGGCGAGTTACGGTATCTAGCAAGGTTAAGCTTTAAGGAGTGGAGCCAAAGCGAAAGCGAGTCTGAATAGGGCGATAAGTTAGGTGCTGTAGACCCGAAACTGAGTGAGCTAGCCATGAGCAGGTTGAAGTTTGGGTAAGACCAAATGGAGGACCGAACCAGGACACGTTAAAAAGTGTTTGGATGACTTGTGGCTAGGGGTGAAATTCCAATCGAACTCAGAGATAGCTGGTTCTCCCCGAAATAGCTTTAGGGCTAGCGTTAACGTATAAGTTTTATGAAGGTAGAGCACTGAATGTGTGATGGCCCCACCTCGGGGTACTGAGCCCAATCAAACTACGAATGTCATAAAATATAGTTAGCAGTCAGACTGTGGGTGATAAGGTTCATGGTCGAAAGGGAAAGAGCCCAGACCGTCAGATAAGGTCCCAAAATTGATGCTAAGTGGAAAAGGAAGTGAAGATGCACAGACAACTAGGAGGTTGGCTTAGAAGCAGCCATCCTTTAAAGAGTGCGTAAAAGCTCACTAGTCGAGTGACTCTGCGCCGAAAATGTACCGGGGCTAAGCATCATACCGAATCTACGGATTGACAATTTATTGTCAGTGGTAGGGGAGCGTTCTAACAGCAGTGAAGATAGATCGGAAGGACTATTGGAGCGGTTAGAAGTGAGAATGCCGGTGTAAGTAACGAAAAGACAGGTGAGAATCCTGTCCGTCGAAAACCCAAGGTTTCCAGGGGAAGGTTCGTCCGCCCTGGGTAAGTCGGGGCCTAAGGTGAGGCTGAAAAGCGTAGCCGATGGATAGCAGGTAGAGATTCCTGCACTAGTTTATAAACTGATGGAGTGACAAAGGAGGCTAACATCCGCCCATAATTGGATTTGGGACAAGGAAACGAGCTTGATGTGTAGGCAAATCCGCACATCGCTAAGAGTGAGTTTCGGTAGGTAAAGGATGATGACGTCAAACTTTCAAGAAAAGCTTCTAGGGTTAATTTATAGACTACCCGTACCGTAAACCGACACAGGTGGGTAGGTAGAGAATACTAAGACGCGCGAGAAAACTCTTGTTAAGGAACTCGGCAAAATGACTCCGTAACTTCGGGATAAGGAGGACTTTTAATGAAAAAAAGAAGTCGCAGAGAATAGGCCCAAGCGACTGTTTATCAAAAACATAGGTCTATGCTAAACCGTAAGGTGATGTATATGGACTGACGCCTGCCCGGTGCTGGAAGATTAAGAGGAGATGTTAGGCAACGAAGCATTGAATTGAAGTCCCAGTAAACGGCGGCCGTAACTATAACGGTCCTAAGGTAGCGAAATTCCTTGTCGGGTAAGTTCCGACCCGCACGAAAGGCGTAACGATTTGGGCACTGTCTCAACAAGAGACTCGGTGAAATCAAGCTGCCGGTGAAAACGCCGGCTACCCGCGACAGGACGAAAAGACCCCATGGAGCTTTACTGTAGCTTGATATTGACATTGGGTGTAAGATGTACAGGATAGGTGGGAGACTAAGAATCTAGAACGCTAGTTTTGGAGGAGTCGTCCTTTGGATACCACCCTTCGTGCATCTGATGTCTAACTTGCCTAAGTGTATTAGGGAGGACAGTGTCTGGTGGGCAGTTTGACTGGGGCGGTCGCCTCCTAAAGAGTAACGGAGGCGCCCGAAGGTACCCTCAGAATGGTTGGAAATCATTCGTAGAGCGCAAAAGCATAAGGGTGCTTGACTGCGAGACAAACAAGTCGAGCAGGGACGAAAGTCGGGTTTAGTGATCTCTCTGTACCGCATGGAAGGGCAGAGACTCAACGGATAAAAGCTACCCTGGGGATAACAGGCTTATCGCTTCCAAGCGTTCACAGCGACGAAGCGGTTTGGCACCTCGATGTCGGCTCGTCGCATCCTGGAGCTGGAGAAGGTTCCAAGGGTTGGGCTGTTCGCCCATTAAAGCGGCACGCGAGCTGGGTTCAGAACGTCGTGAGACAGTTCGGTCTCTATCCGTCGTGGGCGTTGGAGATTTGAAGGGAGCTGCCCCTAGTATGAGAAGACCGGGGTGGACATACCACTGGTGCACCAGTTGGCCTGCCAAGGCCACAGCTGGGTAGCTAAGTATGGAAGGGATAAACGCTGAAAGCATCTAAGCGTGAAGCCCACCTTAAGATGAGATCTCCCAATTTAGTAAGACCCCTTGAAGACTACGAGGTTGATAGGCTGGGTGTGGAAGCGTGGTGACACGTGAAGCTGACCAGTACTAATAGGTCGAGGACTTAACCTTATTAATATTTTCATTCATTTACAAAGAATTTATCTAGTTTTGAGAGATGTCTGGTGACGATAGCGAAGTGGTCACACCTGTTCCCATGCCGAACACAGTAGTTAAGCACTTCAGCGCCGAAAATAGTTCCAAGGAGCGAAGATAGGACGTTGCCAGGCAGCATCTCTAATTAATGGGAGTTTAGCTCAGTTGGGAGAGCATCTGCCTTACAAGCAGAGGGTCAGCGGTTCGAGCCCGTTAACTCCCACCATTAATTTGCCGAAATAGCTCAATCTGGTAGAGCAACTGACTTGTAATCAGTAGGTTGCGGGTTCAATTCCTGTTTTCGGCACCAGTATTTGACCCGTTAGCTCAGGTGGTAGAGCACTTGACTTTTAATCAAGGTGTCGAAGGTTCGAATCCTTCACGGGTCACCAAAAATGAATGCCTCGATGGTGAAATTGGTAGACACGTGGGACTTAAAATCCCATGGATGATGAATCCGTGCCGGTTCAAGTCCGGCTCGAGGTACCATACCTTTTTTTAAGGGGCCTTAGCTCAGCTGGGAGAGCGCCTGCCTTGCACGCAGGAGGTCAGGGGTTCGAGCCCCCTAGGCTCCACCAATATTATAGTAATTATGCCCTCCAAGCTAATTACTATAAGACTATTGGTATTTATTTCTTAACAACTTACTTTCATATTTCTTATTATAGGAATATGTAGTCTGGCGGCGTAGCTCAGCTGGTTAGAGTGCACGGTTCATACCCGTGAGGTCGTGGGTTCGATTCCCCCCGCCGCTACCAGTTTGGACCCGTAGCTCAGTTGGTTAGAGCTACCGGCTCATAACCGGTCGGCCGTAGGTTCGAGTCCTACCGGGTCCACCAACTTTTATTTTTTCAAGTAATATGTGTTATAATAAGTGGAGGAATACCCAAGCTTGGCTGAAGGGATCGGTCTTGAAAACCGACAGGCTGTAAAAGGCGCGGGGGTTCGAATCCCTCTTCCTCCGCCATCAGTAGTTTAATAATTTTATATTTTTTATATCGCGGGATAGAGCAGTCAGGTAGCTCGTCGGGCTCATAACCCGGAGGTCGTAGGTTCAAATCCTTCTCCCGCAACCAAATGGTCCGGTGGTGTAGGGGTCAACATGCCTGCCTGTCACGCAGGAGATCGCGGGTTCAAATCCCGTCCGGACCGCCAATTATTAGGCTCTGTAGCTCAGTCGGTAGAGCAAAGGACTGAAAATCCTTGTGTCGGGAGTTCAATTCTCCCTGGAGCCACCACTAACTAATAGCAAAGCCATTAAGTGGCTTTTTTTATTTTTATAAACATTGATACATAGTAAAGGTCAAATATTAACACTACCTCATAAAAATACCACACTCAGACATCTGAATGTGGTATTTTTCTATAGGGGTTCAAATCTATCGCTGGTGGATATTGACGAAATTTAATTATTTTTCAACATATTGATGACAGATGGAGAATAAGGGAGTAGATCCTTAATCTCTTTTTTATTGATATTATCTAAAACATATTCTAAATATTTTGAAACATTAACATCGTTAATTCTTGCTGTTCTAATGATTGAAAACAGCTTTGTCGTATATCTTGCTCCATCATATGATCCAGATGTCATAAAAACTTTTCTATTAATCACGAAGGGTCTAACTGCTCGCTCTGCGATATTATTTGTAATTTCCACATAACCACTTGTTAAATATGTCGTTAGTTCAGGCCATACTTTTTTTGTATAGGAAACTGCCTTTTCTATTGCGGAGTTTGTTTTATAGTCATGCTTAAAAATAAGATCTTCTAGCTCTTTTAGTATCTTAGGATGATCTTGTTGTCGCTTGGTTAAAATCTCACTAGGTAAGAGGTTTTGCCGCTTATAGGTTGCTTCTTCATGAAAGAGCTTGCCCATGACATCAAGAATCTTTACAGCGTAACTTTCTTTTTTCTTATCTTGTGGTAGAGCTTTAAGAATATCTACAAATCGTCTTCTTGCGTGTGCGAAGCACCTTTGTAATTTGATCTTATCATTTTCTCTTTTTAGTTTTGTATAGCCTGCATAATCATCACAGACAATAACCCCTTCATATGCTTTTAACCACCTTGCTGTTTGATCAACGGCTCTTGATTCATGAAAATCATAAATCGCGATTTGCTGATCATAATAGCTTGATGTATAGACATATACATAACTTTTCTTACGCATTTGATCTGATAAAGGTCTTTTGCTGATAGAAAGCGTTGTCTCATCTGCGTGAATAACCTTTGCTTGATTATTAAGCAAATCATCTTTCATCTGTTTATAAATTGGCGTTAAGATAGATGCCATTTTTGCCATATATAAAGCGAGGTTTTGTTTTGAGACTTCAATTTTAAGGGTTTCTTTAAGGTGTCTTGATAAGTGCTCAAAAGGAATGCCGAGCTCATATTTATGATAACAGATGTATGAAGCGAAAGAATGCGTCATGACGCTTCCTGGAAATAAAGATGTTGAAAGTGGATAATAGATTTGATTATCCTTTGGATTACAGTTTTTGCATTTGCAGCTTTGTTTAATGATCTTTGTGACCTTAAGGGTTGCGGGTATAGACTCAACCACATAACGTACTTTTTCTGATGCGATGGATAATTCCCCTTTACATGTTGGGCACGTGTCTATCTCAGGCTTTTCATATCTAGTTTCACTCACGTGACGCTCAAAATCAAAAGACTCAAAGTTTTTACGCTTTTTCTTTCTTATCTTTTTTTCTTTACCTAATGTTTCTACTTCGTTAATAATGACTGCTGATATGCTTTCGCTCTTAGGTATAAATGTCTTGATCCGTTCTATATTATATTTTTCAGTTAAGATCTCTTTGTCACTTAAAATCAAGTTTAACTTTGTGTTAAGCTTAAAAATGAGACGATGATTCTTCTCGTTTTCTTTTAAAAGTTTTATATTTACTTTCTTTAGGTGCTCGATTTCTTTAAGCGCTTGGTTTAAGTTCATGTGTTTAGTATAGCACATTTTTGAACTTTTACTATATATATTTATATATATAGTAAATCTCAAAATTTAATACCCTATTTCTTTGTTTTTCTCATCAATGACTTTCAGTCCCTTTAAAAGCGCTTTAAGATCACTTGCTTGATACCCTATCTCTTTTGAATCTTTGGGCCATTTAAACTTTGTGAAGTTTATTTTATTGATCAGTAACCACGTTCCATATTCATCTTCATAATAGATTTTGATTGTCTTTCTATTTTTTGAACAAAAGACAAATAGGGTATACATCATCTCAATGGGTCTAAAGTTACACGATAATAGAATTTGGAGTTTATGCATACCTACACGCATATCCATATCTTTTGAATAGAAATAGATTTTCTTTATGTTCCTATAATCAATCATAAATAACCTCTAAGATTTTTAAAGCTTGTTCTAGAGAGGTTGTGATTTTGATTTGTTTGCTTTCTATCACGACTATCGAGTGATCAAAACGTGAAAAGTGTGTTGATTTCTTTGTAATCTCATCGCCTTTTAACATATTAAGTCTGATGTTTTCTTCATTGATGAGTTCTCCTGGTCTATCACTTATATTGTCAATTCTTATAAAGTCACCTTCTAAGTGATTAAATGCCGCTACCCAGTCTTTAAGTGTTGATCTATTAAATTTGTGTTGTCTTGCGAATTCACTTAGACTCAAATTTGACGCTCTATAGTTTTTGACCGCATCTAGACGCGCTCTATTTGTATAATGTTTTGACATTTTCTTTGTCCTCTTTTCTCTACCTATAGCATACAAAAAAACACCCTAAATTATTAGAGTGTTAATATTTGACCTTTACGATACATATGCTATTAATTGAATAAATGATTGTACTCAAACTTAATGTAAATTCTTTGACTATGACATTGATACCATGTAGAATATATAAAAATAGGAGGATCACAAATGAAAAAAATATCATTATTATTTATGGCCATTGCATTTATTTTAGTTATAGTGGGCTGTGCCACAGAAGTAAATTCTATGCCAGAGTATATAGATCTAACACCAGAAGAAGCTAAAGAGCTTATAGATAACACGCCAGATTTAATTATTATAGATGTATCACCATATTTCTCACAAGGTCGTATTCCAGGTGCTGTTAATTATTATGTTGGAGATGGATCACTCGATGATGCTATTCCGTCACTTGATAAAAATAAAGCTTATTTAGTATATTGTCATGCTGATAGTGCATCTATATTAGGTGCTAGTAAACTTATAGAGGCTGGTTTTGAAAATGTTTATAGACTAGAAGGAAACTACGCAGCTTGGGTAGCAGCTGATTATCCAGTAGATACTAATTAATTCTATATGCAATGCAATTAAAATGTCGATACAATAAATTAAGCTGAATTCATACCTCATTTCATTTTGAAATGAGGTTTTTATTTTTATTAAAGTAATTCTCTACATATTTTATTACTATAAAGATAGAAATGGAAGTGTTAGGATATGTCAATAAAATCAATGTATATTTTTAATAAAATGACAGAGTTATCTATATTCACTAATGAATTGGAAAAAATAGATTGGAAAATTGAAAAAGAATATTTAAAAGATAGAGCGATTTTTTATGCAAAACTAAAAATATTCACCTTAATGAAACAAACATTCCTGGATAAAAAAATATCAATTTTTGCATTAAAAGATGAGGAAGTCATTACATGGATTGATACGTTAACTTTGTTAAGGCGTCTGTTGTTAATTCTTTTTAAACAAGGTGTTGATACAGATAAAATATCTATTATAATGGAATACCCATTAATTTTTGGAAATCATATGAGAGCTGATTATTTGTTAATCTATGATCAACTCATTATTGTTTTAGAGTTTGGAATGTTTAATCAAGATGAGAGACGTAGCGAAGAAAGATATACTAAAAAGCTGCAAGAATCAAATAGCTATAGACAATTATTGGCAAATCTAATAAATTCAAAAATTGAAGTTGTGAATTATGTAATGATATATAGACCAGAATATTCAAGAAATCAAAAGCAATATTTAAAAGAAAATATTTTATACAACAATGAGGAGTTACATAAATTAGTTAAATTTATTAGTCATTTGATAAAATTACAAGATGTTTCACGTCCAATGTATCAATTAGCATACTTAAATAACATAAATTAGTTATTATATTTGACATTAATTTTGAATGTGTTATTATTATATTAAATAATATTTGAAATTCAAAATATTTGAAGGAGAAAATAAAATGTCAGAAAAAATAGGTTTAGTAGTTTGCGGTAACTCTGGTGTTGATTATATGTCACTTAATTACCCAGTAAAATTAATAAGATCAACATTAAATTTAGATGGCAAGGAATATGAAGATTACATAGATATTCAAGCAAATGAGTTTTATAAAATGATTGAAGAAAATCCAAATATAGATGTCTCAACATCTCAAACATCAACTGGAAAAATAGCAAGTGTTTATGAAGAATTAAAAGAAGAAGGCTATACTGATGTCATAGTAGTAGTAATCTCATCCAAATTAAGTGGAACTTTTCAAGGAGCTATTTTAGCTAAACAATTAGTTAAGGATTTAAATGTATATGTTTTAGATTCAAGAACAGTTTCTTATGGTGAAGCTTATTTAGTTATTGAAGCTATAAGATTAATAAAAGAAGGTAAAAAAACAATAGAAATTATTGATTACTTAGAAAAAATAAGAGATCATATATATATCTATGTCTTAGTTGATACACTTAAGTTTTTAGTTAAAAATGGCCGTTTATCAGCAACCAGTGGTTTTTTAGGAACTTTATTAAAAATAAAACCATTACTACATATACAAAAAGATGGAAGTTTGGTTCCATTTGAGAAAATTAGAACAACTAGTAAGGCGCAAAGTAGATTAATTGAAGTTCTTGAAGATAATATTCGTGATAAAAATGTTATAATATTTATAGCGTACACAAACAATAAAGATAAAGCTCAAGAAATAAAAGATATTCTTTTACAAAAAAGAAAAGATGTTACTATTGAGTTGGTACCTTTGACACCAGTCGTCGGTGCACATGCTGGTCCTGGAACTTTGGGAGTAGGATATATTGAAATATAATAAAGGATGTGAGTTTCATGGTTTCCCCAAAAGAAGTCATAAATGAATTAATAGTTGATGTTTTTAATCAAATTCTATCAATTGAATCAGATGTTTTAAAAGAACGTGGCGTGAAACTTTCGATGACAGAAGTGCATGTATTAGAAGCTATAAAAAATACAGAAGATCCCACAATGGGAAATGTTGCAAATAAACTTAGAATTACCATGGGGACACTTACGACGTCAGTCAATGTTTTAGTTAAGAAAGAATATGTTAATAGATACAGAGATGAGAAAGATAGAAGAAAGGTTTACCTTGAACTTAACGACCAAGCCAAAGAAGTGTTGGCTATTCATGATGAATTCCATGAAGAAATGGTCAGTTCTTTACTTAAAGACCTTAATTTGGAAAAAGATAAAATATTATTAAAGTCTTTAGAAAATATTAGTAATTATTTTAAACAAAGATATTAAAAAAACACCTTAAAAAGTGTTTTTTTTGAAAAAAAGTCTCCCTTTTTTAGCCTACAAATGTTATAATAATAAAGTATGAAATGGAGGTAAGATGATGAGCAAATATGTATATGGAATAGATGTGGGTGGAACTAGTATTAAAATAGGTCTATTTAATTTTGAATCTATGGATATGATTAATGATTTTGAAGTTGAAACTCCGAAACTAAATCACAAAGATTCAATATTTGAAACCATATACCAAGGCATTATATCAAATAACGAAATTAATAATATTTTGATGGATGATATATTAGGTGTCGGTATAGATGTACCATGTCCTGTAAAAAAAGGATATGTTCATACATGTGCTAATTTAAATTTAAATGATACTGACTTAATTAGTAGTATGAAAAAATATTTGCCAGATCATGTTGAACTTGTTGCTGCTAATGATGCAACTATTGCAGCTTTTGGGGAAAATGCCTCTTTAAAAAATCCATATGATAATGCAGTTTTAATTACATTGGGAACGGGAGTGGGTGGTGGAGTAATACTTGATGGAGCAATTGTAGAAGGTGCAACTGGCTTAGGTGGAGAAGTAGGACATATTAGAGTCTATGATGAAGAAGAAAAAGTATGTGGATGTGGATCTAAAGGCTGTTTAGAACAAATTTGTGGTACAGCTGGAATTTTAAACTATACAAAAAATCTATTACCAAACGACACTTCAATACTAGATAAAGACCAATTGACAGTTAAAGCAATTTTTGATGCAGCTAAAAAAGGTGATCCTGTAGCTTTAAAAACAGTTCATAGAGTCGCCAAGTATATTGGAATTGCTGCAAGTATTTTATCAATAATTAATGAACCTGATGTGTTCATCATTGGTGGTGGAGTATCTAAATCAGGTAAATTTTTAATTGATTTGATTCAAATGTATTATAAAGAAAATGCAAGATTCACTACCGGGGATATACCTTTTAAATTAGCTATGACGGGTAATCAAGCTGGTATAATTGGGTCTGCTATGTTAGTAAAGAGTGTTATTGTTAGCACATAAAAATATATAAATATGGGGGATTACAACTAGTGG
The sequence above is drawn from the Mariniplasma anaerobium genome and encodes:
- the tnpC gene encoding IS66 family transposase, with protein sequence MNLNQALKEIEHLKKVNIKLLKENEKNHRLIFKLNTKLNLILSDKEILTEKYNIERIKTFIPKSESISAVIINEVETLGKEKKIRKKKRKNFESFDFERHVSETRYEKPEIDTCPTCKGELSIASEKVRYVVESIPATLKVTKIIKQSCKCKNCNPKDNQIYYPLSTSLFPGSVMTHSFASYICYHKYELGIPFEHLSRHLKETLKIEVSKQNLALYMAKMASILTPIYKQMKDDLLNNQAKVIHADETTLSISKRPLSDQMRKKSYVYVYTSSYYDQQIAIYDFHESRAVDQTARWLKAYEGVIVCDDYAGYTKLKRENDKIKLQRCFAHARRRFVDILKALPQDKKKESYAVKILDVMGKLFHEEATYKRQNLLPSEILTKRQQDHPKILKELEDLIFKHDYKTNSAIEKAVSYTKKVWPELTTYLTSGYVEITNNIAERAVRPFVINRKVFMTSGSYDGARYTTKLFSIIRTARINDVNVSKYLEYVLDNINKKEIKDLLPYSPSVINMLKNN
- the tnpB gene encoding IS66 family insertion sequence element accessory protein TnpB (TnpB, as the term is used for proteins encoded by IS66 family insertion elements, is considered an accessory protein, since TnpC, encoded by a neighboring gene, is a DDE family transposase.); this encodes MIDYRNIKKIYFYSKDMDMRVGMHKLQILLSCNFRPIEMMYTLFVFCSKNRKTIKIYYEDEYGTWLLINKINFTKFKWPKDSKEIGYQASDLKALLKGLKVIDEKNKEIGY
- a CDS encoding helix-turn-helix domain-containing protein, whose protein sequence is MSKHYTNRARLDAVKNYRASNLSLSEFARQHKFNRSTLKDWVAAFNHLEGDFIRIDNISDRPGELINEENIRLNMLKGDEITKKSTHFSRFDHSIVVIESKQIKITTSLEQALKILEVIYD
- a CDS encoding rhodanese-like domain-containing protein, with product MKKISLLFMAIAFILVIVGCATEVNSMPEYIDLTPEEAKELIDNTPDLIIIDVSPYFSQGRIPGAVNYYVGDGSLDDAIPSLDKNKAYLVYCHADSASILGASKLIEAGFENVYRLEGNYAAWVAADYPVDTN
- a CDS encoding DegV family protein, whose protein sequence is MSEKIGLVVCGNSGVDYMSLNYPVKLIRSTLNLDGKEYEDYIDIQANEFYKMIEENPNIDVSTSQTSTGKIASVYEELKEEGYTDVIVVVISSKLSGTFQGAILAKQLVKDLNVYVLDSRTVSYGEAYLVIEAIRLIKEGKKTIEIIDYLEKIRDHIYIYVLVDTLKFLVKNGRLSATSGFLGTLLKIKPLLHIQKDGSLVPFEKIRTTSKAQSRLIEVLEDNIRDKNVIIFIAYTNNKDKAQEIKDILLQKRKDVTIELVPLTPVVGAHAGPGTLGVGYIEI
- a CDS encoding MarR family winged helix-turn-helix transcriptional regulator, whose product is MVSPKEVINELIVDVFNQILSIESDVLKERGVKLSMTEVHVLEAIKNTEDPTMGNVANKLRITMGTLTTSVNVLVKKEYVNRYRDEKDRRKVYLELNDQAKEVLAIHDEFHEEMVSSLLKDLNLEKDKILLKSLENISNYFKQRY
- a CDS encoding ROK family protein encodes the protein MSKYVYGIDVGGTSIKIGLFNFESMDMINDFEVETPKLNHKDSIFETIYQGIISNNEINNILMDDILGVGIDVPCPVKKGYVHTCANLNLNDTDLISSMKKYLPDHVELVAANDATIAAFGENASLKNPYDNAVLITLGTGVGGGVILDGAIVEGATGLGGEVGHIRVYDEEEKVCGCGSKGCLEQICGTAGILNYTKNLLPNDTSILDKDQLTVKAIFDAAKKGDPVALKTVHRVAKYIGIAASILSIINEPDVFIIGGGVSKSGKFLIDLIQMYYKENARFTTGDIPFKLAMTGNQAGIIGSAMLVKSVIVST